From the Caldisericia bacterium genome, the window CAATGTTTCAACTGGAATAATAGAAAAAGCAGCTCCGAGACTTGTGGATAAACCTCCGCCTCCCCTAAACTTAAGAAATATGGACCAGTTATGTCCCACAACTGGAAGAATGGCACAGAGAATTACAATAATTGGATGAAGATTTAACTTCATGGCAAGGAATGGAGGAATAAATCCCTTTGAAAAATCCAGGATAAATGTTGTTATTCCCCAGAATGGAGAAACCTCACGGAACACATTTGCAGCTCCTGGATTCCTACTTCCAACCTCTCTTATATCTATACCCTTTACAAGCTTTCCAATTATATAGGCAAAGGGGATAGAGCCTATAAAGTAAGATGAGACAATTAAAACAATGTATTTCATGGATATAATTATAGTATCCCCTTGACAAACATGCAATGGTTTGTATAATTTAATTTGAAATTAGCACTCACAATCTTTAAGTGCTAAAAAAGGAGGTGAAGGTATGAAGCTTAAACCAATTGGTGACAAGATTGTTGTTGAACCCGAGAAGGAAGAGGAAGTTACAAAATCTGGCATTGTTTTACCTGATACTGCCAAGGAAAAACCTCAGAAGGGAAAAGTCATAGCTGTTGGACCAGGCAAGGTTCTTGATAATGGTGAGAGAAGCCCAATGGAGGTCAAAGAGGGGGACACGGTAATTTATTCAAAATATGCTGGAACTGAGGTAAAGATTGATGATAAAGAGTATCTAATTCTCTCTCAGAGGGATATTTTAGCCATTGTTGAATAAATAAGGAGGTGAGAAGATGGCAGCAAAAAACATAATTTTTGATGAAGATGCAAGAAAGAAACTCCTTGATGGTGTTGATAAAGTTGCAGATACAGTTAAAGTAACTCTCGGACCAACAGCAAGACATGTTGTCCTTGAGAGGAAATTTGGTTCTCCTGTAGTTTCAGATGATGGTGTATCCATTGCCAAAGAGATTGAGCTTAAGGACCCGTTTGAGAATCTTGGTGCACAACTCTTGAAGGAGGTTGCATCAAAAACCAACGATGTTGCCGGAGATGGAACAACTACTGCGACAGTTCTTGCCCAATCAATGGTTCATCAGGGACTTAAGCTTGTATCTGCTGGTGCAAATCCTGTAATGCTTAAGAAGGGAATGGATGAGGCGGTAAATAAAGTTGTAGATTATATAAAGAGCACAGCAAAGAAGGTTGATGACAAGAAAACAATTGCAGAGGTAGCAACAGTCTCTTCAAAGGATGAGAGAATAGGAGAGGCTATAGCCAATGCAATGGAGAAGGTTGGAAAAGATGGAGTTATCACAGTAGAAGAGTGGCAGGGATTAGACATAAAGGTGGAGGTTGTTGAGGGAATGCAGTTTGATAGAGGATATATCTCTCCATACTTTATAACAGATGCTGAGAGAATGGAAGTGGAGCTCAAGGAGCCATACATAGTTATTACAGATAAAAAGATCTCGTCTATTCAGGAATTCCTTCCATTACTTGAAAAGATTGTTCAGACAGGAAAACCATTCCTTGTAATTGCAGAGGATGTTGAGGGTGAAGCACTTGCAACCCTTGTTGTAAACAAGGTAAGGGGAACATTCCAGTGTTGTGCAGTTAAGGCACCAGGTTTTGGTGATAGAAGAAAAGAGATGCTCAGAGACATTGCCATATTAACTGGTGGTCAGGTTATCTCTCAGGATCTTGGTATAAAGTTTGAAAATGTTACCCTTGATATGCTTGGAAGGGCAGACAAGGTGAAGGTTGACAAAGAGAATACAACCATTGTTGGAGGAAAGGGAGATAAGAAAGACATTGAAGCAAGAATTGCTCAGATAAAGAAGCAGATCGAGGAGACAAAATCAGATTATGATAGAGAAAAACTTCAGGAGAGACTTGCAAAACTCTCAGGTGGTGTTGCCATAATAAGGGTTGGAGCAGCAACAGAGACAGAGATGAAGGAGAGGAAACATAGAGTTGAGGATGCTGTTTCTGCTACAAAGGCAGCTGTAGAGGAAGGAGTTGTTCCTGGTGGTGGAGTAGTTTATGTAAATGCTCAAAAGGTTCTTGATTCCGTAAAGAATGATAACACAGACTACATGGCAGGAGTGAACATTGTGAGGAAAGCTCTTGAGGAGCCAATGAGACTCATTGCAGATAATGCAGGAGAGAAGGGTGTAATGATAGTAGAGAAGATCAAAGAGGCAGAGGATGGAGTTGGATTTAATGCCATGACTCATAAGATAGAGGATCTTACTAAAGCAGGAATTATTGATCCTGCAAAGGTTACAAGGTCTGCTCTCCAGAATGCGGAATCAATTGCATCTCTCCTTCTAACAACTGAGGCAGCAGTTGCTGAAATTCCAGAGAAGGAGAAACCTCAAACTCCACCAATGCCCCCAGAGTATTAATAGATAATTAGGTGAAATTTTAAGCCCCTGAACATTCAGGGGCTTTTTTCTTTTACAAAGTAGTTATATAATTTCACTGAAAGGAGGTAATATGTATCTACTTGTTGTGGTATTAAACCATGAGACTCATGTTAGAGAGATTCTGGAAAGATTTATAGAGGTAGATGTGAGAGGAGCCACTGTAATTGAGACTCAAGGTATGGGAAGACTATTAAGTGAGGAAGTTCCAATTTTTACAACTTTCAGAAAGATCATTTCAGGAGCACAGCAGAGAGTAAATAACTTTACAATCTTTTCAGTTATAAGGACAGAAAAAACTTTAAGGGATGCCATTGATGTAGTTTTTGATGTTGTTGGAAATATTGATAAACCAGGGGTAGGTATAATGTTTGTTTTGCCGGTACTTCATATGTATGGTCTTGCCAACCCCATAACAAAGAATCAGATGGGAGAAAAATAGTATGGATGTAGTACTTAACTCGGGTATTATAATTCTTGCAGGAGTTCTTGCTGCATGGCTTCTTAGTAAATTAAAACTTCCAAAGGTTTTAAGCTATATAGTTGTTGGTGCGTTTCTTGGTAGAAGTGTGGCAAACATCGTTTCCCCTTCCATAGTGAGATGGGAGGAGATAATTAGTGTTGTTGCTTTAGGATTTATAGCGTTTCTGATTGGTGATACATTCAGGTGGAAAAACATAGTTGAGATAGGAACAAGAGGTATAATTGTATCTCTACTTGAATCAACACTTACAGCGGTAATAGTCGGAGGAGGCTTTCTAATCCTTACAACCACTGGGATTTTATATGTAAAGCATCCAGTCCCAATTTCTCTTCTTCTTGGCGCATGTGCTGCAGCGACAGCTCCTGCAGCCACATTTATGGTGGTAAGAGAGTATAGGGCAAAAGGAACTTTAACAAACTATCTTCTCATGGCAGTTACCTTTGATGATGCTGTTGGAATTATCCTCTTTGATATATCAGTTGTTATTGTGAGAGTTCTTCTAAAGGGTGGAGGATTAAGTATCGGAGAGGCAGTTTTTGCTCCTATTAAAGAGATAACACTTTCCCTTGTCATAGGTGCAGCAATGGGATTTCTACTCACATTTTTAGAAAGGTTTACGAAAACTAAAGAGAATTCCCTTATCCTTGCAATTTCCTTTGTCCTTATAACTGGTGGACTTTCAAGACAGTTCCATCTTTCCCCCCTTCTATCAAATATGGCTCTTGGCGCTATCTTCGCAAACTTTAGTATCAACGCAGGGAATATTTTTAGTGAGGTAGAAAACTGGATTTCCCCCATCCTTCTCTTCTTCTTTGTTCTTTCAGGTTCAGATCTTGATGTAAGCCTTCTTCCAAAGCTTGGGCTTATGGGAATTGGATATGTTGTCTTGAGGAGTTTAGGTAAAATATTTGGCTCAAGGATAGGAGCATTCTTTGCAGGTGCACCAAAGAAGGTTCAGAAGTATCTTGGTTTTGCAATGCTTCCTCAGGCAGGAGTTGCCATTGGTTTTGCCGTATTTATAAAGAATCTCTTTCCAGAACTTTCATATATAACAACAATAGTCCTTTCAACTGTTGTTCTCTTTGAAATAATAGGACCACTTGGTGCGAAGTATGCCATATTTGGTGCAGGAGAAGTTAAGACACATCAGCAGGTTGCAAAGGAGCATGCATAGTGGATATACTGTTTCTCTTCGTTAATCCGAAAAAGTTCTTTGAGGAGAGAAAAGAAAAAAATTACCTTTGGTTTATAGTTCCTATTTACATAGTTCTTTTTATTTTACTCTACTTTTCTGCAAGAAATCTCTTTGGTTCCTCTCGGGAAGTAAACATTGGTATTCTCATACAGATAATATTTAACCTTGTATTTTTCTTATTCCTCTCTCTTTTTATTAAGGTCTTTATAAAAATCTTTGGCGTTGAAAGAAAACTATTTAAATCCATAGAGGATGGATTATTAATCTCTCTTCCATCATTTACTCTCTTTGTTATCCTGTTTTATTTTCTTCAGCATAAGTTTCTCTCCCTCTCCTATCCTTTAATCTACTTCTTCACATTTCAGAAGTATGCAACTACCCTATCAAAGATACTTTTCTTCTTTTATTTCCCTCCAAGAGCCCTTCTCTTTGTATATACATTAATTGGAATTAGGTATATGTACAATCTAAACTGGAAAAAATCCCTTCTTCTTAGTATTATCATATATTCTATATTCTTTTTAACCTATATTCTGTGAGGCTAAGGATGAACTACAAAAAGGAAAGAGAAGAATTTATGAGAGTTGTGAATAAAATTTTAGAATACAGATTGACAGTTGGGACATGGGGAAATTTGAGTATGAAAGTGGAGGATGATAAATTTCTGATAACACCCTCTGCAATGGAATATGAGGATATGAAAGGAGAAGATCTTGTTGTTATGGATCTTGAAGGAAACATAATTTCTGGTAAGAAACCCTCCACTGAGAAATTTTTACATATGGAGATATATAAAAGTAGAAAGGATGTGCGTGGTATTCTTCATATTCATGCCGTGTATTCAGGTGTATTCTCTGTAGTTGGAATCCCAATTCCTCCTTTAACAGAGGACATGGCACAAGGAATAGGTGGAGAAGTGGAGGTTACAGATTATGTTCCACCTGGAACTAAGGAACTTGCCCTTGAGGTTGTAAGTCGCCTTAAAGACAAACAAGCTGTTATAATAAGAAATCATGGACTTGTAACCGTTGGAGATACGCTAAAAGAAGCTTTTAAGGTTGCAACACTTGTTGAGAGGGGAGCAGAAATTTTTATTCTCTCTCACTTAATTGGAGAACCAAAGATTTTATCCCATGAAGAAGTTAAAAAATTAAGAGAATTCTATAAGAATAGATATATTAAAAGAAGATGAGGATTTATAATGAAAGGTGAGAAAAAATATAAAGAAATGAAAGAGATAACTCAGGAAGATTATTTGGAATTCCTTAAAGTTAGAGAGAAGGTTGTAATAGAGGATGTGGAGATAAAATTTCAGAAAAATTGGGATATTAAATCTTTTGGTCCTCCCGAGGATTACACCCTTGAACGAACAACTGTATGGAGTTTCCCCGACCGTGGAAATT encodes:
- a CDS encoding glycerol-3-phosphate acyltransferase translates to MKYIVLIVSSYFIGSIPFAYIIGKLVKGIDIREVGSRNPGAANVFREVSPFWGITTFILDFSKGFIPPFLAMKLNLHPIIVILCAILPVVGHNWSIFLKFRGGGGLSTSLGAAFSIIPVETLIVAFVFLALFLYGKIRKKGVVPGLTPLVGAGAVSYFVGFILIIVFRENLYTFVFLAFLILIQVLRHGRSIVKWIKERRI
- the groES gene encoding co-chaperone GroES, yielding MKLKPIGDKIVVEPEKEEEVTKSGIVLPDTAKEKPQKGKVIAVGPGKVLDNGERSPMEVKEGDTVIYSKYAGTEVKIDDKEYLILSQRDILAIVE
- the groL gene encoding chaperonin GroEL (60 kDa chaperone family; promotes refolding of misfolded polypeptides especially under stressful conditions; forms two stacked rings of heptamers to form a barrel-shaped 14mer; ends can be capped by GroES; misfolded proteins enter the barrel where they are refolded when GroES binds); this translates as MAAKNIIFDEDARKKLLDGVDKVADTVKVTLGPTARHVVLERKFGSPVVSDDGVSIAKEIELKDPFENLGAQLLKEVASKTNDVAGDGTTTATVLAQSMVHQGLKLVSAGANPVMLKKGMDEAVNKVVDYIKSTAKKVDDKKTIAEVATVSSKDERIGEAIANAMEKVGKDGVITVEEWQGLDIKVEVVEGMQFDRGYISPYFITDAERMEVELKEPYIVITDKKISSIQEFLPLLEKIVQTGKPFLVIAEDVEGEALATLVVNKVRGTFQCCAVKAPGFGDRRKEMLRDIAILTGGQVISQDLGIKFENVTLDMLGRADKVKVDKENTTIVGGKGDKKDIEARIAQIKKQIEETKSDYDREKLQERLAKLSGGVAIIRVGAATETEMKERKHRVEDAVSATKAAVEEGVVPGGGVVYVNAQKVLDSVKNDNTDYMAGVNIVRKALEEPMRLIADNAGEKGVMIVEKIKEAEDGVGFNAMTHKIEDLTKAGIIDPAKVTRSALQNAESIASLLLTTEAAVAEIPEKEKPQTPPMPPEY
- a CDS encoding cation:proton antiporter codes for the protein MDVVLNSGIIILAGVLAAWLLSKLKLPKVLSYIVVGAFLGRSVANIVSPSIVRWEEIISVVALGFIAFLIGDTFRWKNIVEIGTRGIIVSLLESTLTAVIVGGGFLILTTTGILYVKHPVPISLLLGACAAATAPAATFMVVREYRAKGTLTNYLLMAVTFDDAVGIILFDISVVIVRVLLKGGGLSIGEAVFAPIKEITLSLVIGAAMGFLLTFLERFTKTKENSLILAISFVLITGGLSRQFHLSPLLSNMALGAIFANFSINAGNIFSEVENWISPILLFFFVLSGSDLDVSLLPKLGLMGIGYVVLRSLGKIFGSRIGAFFAGAPKKVQKYLGFAMLPQAGVAIGFAVFIKNLFPELSYITTIVLSTVVLFEIIGPLGAKYAIFGAGEVKTHQQVAKEHA
- a CDS encoding YIP1 family protein — its product is MDILFLFVNPKKFFEERKEKNYLWFIVPIYIVLFILLYFSARNLFGSSREVNIGILIQIIFNLVFFLFLSLFIKVFIKIFGVERKLFKSIEDGLLISLPSFTLFVILFYFLQHKFLSLSYPLIYFFTFQKYATTLSKILFFFYFPPRALLFVYTLIGIRYMYNLNWKKSLLLSIIIYSIFFLTYIL
- a CDS encoding class II aldolase/adducin family protein; the protein is MNYKKEREEFMRVVNKILEYRLTVGTWGNLSMKVEDDKFLITPSAMEYEDMKGEDLVVMDLEGNIISGKKPSTEKFLHMEIYKSRKDVRGILHIHAVYSGVFSVVGIPIPPLTEDMAQGIGGEVEVTDYVPPGTKELALEVVSRLKDKQAVIIRNHGLVTVGDTLKEAFKVATLVERGAEIFILSHLIGEPKILSHEEVKKLREFYKNRYIKRR